Proteins encoded together in one Leptospira semungkisensis window:
- a CDS encoding putative bifunctional diguanylate cyclase/phosphodiesterase, with amino-acid sequence MLVAFLGTHVPLIALLLFFVLSTAQDIETGLKILAIALVATLVGTFATLLALHKLLAPVVLTSKSLNRYLTEREIPNLPVGFQDEAGSLMADTVTTVRKLDELIHYMANYDGLSGLPNRDLFLEKLTSSLSELASREEVLSFPVLSLEVTHLKQIRSNFGLHLGDLYLRALSQKLETLLGPDTIIARTGDGEFSFFPTTSSSQVQESYSEAWAERIHEAASSQLNVADHQISSEIKIGISVFPFDGKSSDQLLWKSETALNQAKMGAISKIQTYSSEWKERMKEKYLLEKDLRLAIPRNQLFLHYQPRVDMRTGRTVSAEALLRWNHPDLGIVSPSIFIPIAEESGFIAEMGEWVIYKALEDMGNWKKKGLPHTRVSVNLSAKQLDDPNITKKILQTIEKNDLNMEDVELEITESCLITNMHSALEILGELHSWGIPIALDDFGTGYSSLSYLSKIPLKTLKVDQSFIRKILTDPNSLAISKTIIALGKSLGLRITAEGVETEEQLRKVKDLGCDEVQGFYFSRPVSLEDLEKFVSN; translated from the coding sequence ATGCTGGTGGCTTTCTTAGGAACTCATGTCCCTTTAATCGCACTTCTCTTATTCTTCGTTCTCTCCACAGCTCAAGATATTGAAACCGGCCTCAAGATCCTTGCAATCGCTCTTGTCGCAACCTTGGTGGGAACTTTTGCTACCCTACTCGCACTTCATAAATTATTAGCACCAGTGGTCCTCACTTCCAAATCCTTGAATCGCTATCTAACGGAGAGAGAGATTCCGAACCTTCCTGTTGGATTTCAAGATGAGGCTGGTTCCCTCATGGCGGATACGGTGACCACTGTTCGCAAATTGGATGAGCTCATTCACTATATGGCGAACTACGACGGACTGTCCGGTCTTCCGAATCGTGATCTCTTCTTGGAAAAACTAACTAGCTCGTTATCCGAACTTGCTAGTAGAGAAGAGGTTCTAAGCTTTCCTGTTCTTTCTTTAGAAGTTACTCATCTCAAACAGATCAGATCCAATTTCGGATTGCATTTGGGAGATCTTTATTTGAGAGCCTTGTCTCAAAAATTAGAAACTCTTTTAGGTCCTGATACTATTATCGCAAGGACTGGAGATGGAGAGTTTTCCTTTTTCCCTACTACTTCTTCTTCGCAAGTACAAGAATCATATTCGGAAGCTTGGGCAGAAAGGATCCACGAGGCAGCTTCTTCACAACTCAATGTAGCGGATCATCAAATTTCTTCTGAGATTAAGATTGGGATCTCAGTCTTTCCTTTCGACGGAAAATCTTCGGACCAACTTCTCTGGAAATCCGAAACCGCATTGAACCAAGCCAAAATGGGAGCAATCTCAAAGATCCAAACTTACTCTTCCGAATGGAAAGAAAGAATGAAGGAGAAGTATCTCTTAGAGAAAGATCTAAGACTCGCGATCCCTAGAAACCAACTCTTCCTTCATTACCAACCTAGAGTGGATATGCGCACAGGCCGTACTGTTTCTGCAGAAGCTCTATTACGTTGGAACCATCCTGATCTTGGGATCGTCTCTCCGAGTATCTTCATTCCTATTGCGGAAGAAAGCGGATTCATTGCCGAAATGGGAGAATGGGTCATCTACAAGGCATTAGAAGACATGGGAAATTGGAAGAAGAAAGGACTTCCTCATACCCGAGTTTCGGTAAACCTCTCTGCGAAGCAGTTGGATGACCCGAATATTACGAAGAAGATCCTGCAAACCATCGAGAAAAACGATTTAAACATGGAAGATGTCGAGTTGGAAATCACGGAATCCTGTTTAATTACGAATATGCACTCTGCCTTGGAAATATTAGGAGAACTGCATTCCTGGGGAATTCCGATCGCTTTGGACGATTTCGGGACAGGCTATTCGAGCCTCTCTTATTTAAGTAAAATTCCTCTCAAGACATTGAAGGTTGATCAGTCCTTTATTAGAAAAATACTTACTGATCCGAATTCTCTCGCGATCTCCAAGACGATCATCGCTCTAGGCAAAAGTTTGGGTTTAAGGATCACTGCTGAGGGAGTGGAGACCGAGGAACAGCTACGTAAAGTCAAGGATTTGGGATGTGACGAAGTGCAAGGATTCTATTTTAGTCGCCCAGTTTCCCTCGAAGACTTAGAGAAGTTCGTATCTAATTAG
- a CDS encoding TonB-dependent receptor: protein MKKKIIQLVLLLAALTFTHDIFAQNSGVISGQVLDAQTAEPMFGVTAIIRSLNKYGRTDVDGNYEIVGVPDGEHQVEFIMQGMDTQKKKITVAGGKARANVAMGVKKLETVVVEDRALNDSESSLLKFQKKSAAVSDGISAQAINKTPDSSAGDVIRRVTGITLVGGRFVFVRGLGERYSNTLLNNVPLPSTEPNKRIVPLDLFPSSLIKNIIVSKTFIPEEPGEFAGGTVKIETKEYPEEFFVKVGVQTGYNNNTTFQNFKTYSGGGQDWLGLSEGNRSRPDLVTALPGVPFKEVGTGQYGYNSKLITAGSLQFSNQWSPSQINAPMNTGFNFSTGNKFDLGGDKKFGTLFAITYNNDFQFRDEADSLNRAGGVIPGAPIGGANTKLIPFYNYNQRWYVESVNWGAILNNTLQLAAGHRIHFKNFLSVNNDKEVLMYNGNSNASGQAIGAQKLNYIMRNLFSSQLGGDHIFHIFGKDTKLDWRVSQSEARRDQPDMRDTIYAVNSAQYGSAPAILQGGTLGSSQFWSNTVDVNRFAGADYEIPFSQWDGLQSKLKVGYSYLDRTRSFSAERYFFREAAGGTNLAGGQLPPPYYPLPPEIVYNPVNRGTQGYYVDDATQPTDKYDAKQKLSSYYSQVDMPLHRLVRFVGGLRYENNFQAVKTTNPFDPNAEFFDRFNYKSYLNAYELSIVDPTFRKPYAINANQNVLPAANFIFSPNDKTNIRASYSETLARPDFREMAPFQFFNILGGGIEVGNQYLTRTYIHNYDLRYEFYPKSDEVIAIGVFDKQMASPIEKVMEVDSQFRYTYTNAQSAYVRGIEFEARKSLNMLHEKMERWSVGINTFFIKSEVSFNDWIYYQVSGTTQRPTNLSRPLQGQSPYVYNVNLRYRFDEKGDHSITLLYNEFGPRINAVGGLGMPDTYERPVGMIDMTYVTKLFEKLDIKISGKNLNDARIKIVQENPIMDSLGGTHSTTNGFNIGSNFINLGSHSYKGQTINSYRLGPTFTFSATYTFN from the coding sequence ATGAAAAAAAAAATAATCCAGCTGGTGCTCTTATTAGCTGCCCTTACGTTTACGCATGATATATTCGCGCAAAATTCGGGAGTAATATCCGGACAGGTATTGGATGCGCAAACTGCGGAGCCGATGTTCGGTGTTACCGCAATCATTCGAAGCTTAAATAAATATGGTCGTACGGACGTGGACGGTAACTACGAAATCGTAGGCGTCCCGGATGGAGAACACCAAGTAGAGTTCATCATGCAAGGGATGGACACTCAAAAGAAGAAGATAACCGTTGCAGGTGGTAAAGCCAGAGCCAACGTAGCGATGGGAGTAAAGAAACTCGAAACTGTCGTAGTAGAAGACAGAGCTCTCAATGATTCAGAATCCTCTTTATTGAAATTTCAGAAGAAGTCTGCTGCAGTATCCGACGGTATTTCTGCGCAAGCAATCAATAAAACTCCTGACTCAAGCGCGGGTGACGTTATCCGACGGGTAACTGGTATTACTCTCGTTGGAGGAAGATTCGTATTCGTTCGAGGATTGGGAGAAAGATACTCCAATACTCTCTTGAACAACGTTCCCCTTCCGTCTACAGAGCCGAATAAAAGGATCGTTCCTTTGGACTTGTTCCCTTCTTCCTTGATCAAGAACATCATCGTTTCCAAGACTTTCATTCCAGAAGAACCGGGCGAGTTTGCAGGTGGAACAGTTAAGATTGAAACGAAAGAATATCCTGAAGAATTTTTCGTGAAAGTCGGCGTGCAAACCGGATACAACAATAACACTACATTCCAAAACTTTAAAACGTATAGCGGTGGTGGACAGGATTGGCTCGGACTTTCTGAAGGGAATAGAAGTAGACCCGATCTAGTGACTGCGCTTCCTGGTGTTCCATTTAAGGAAGTCGGTACCGGTCAATACGGATATAATTCTAAGTTGATCACTGCCGGATCCTTGCAATTCAGCAACCAGTGGTCTCCGAGCCAAATCAATGCTCCTATGAACACAGGATTTAACTTCTCCACAGGTAATAAATTCGATTTGGGTGGAGATAAGAAATTCGGGACCTTATTCGCGATCACTTACAACAACGATTTTCAGTTCAGAGATGAAGCGGATAGCCTAAACCGTGCCGGTGGTGTGATCCCCGGAGCTCCGATTGGAGGCGCGAATACTAAGCTGATCCCATTCTATAACTATAACCAAAGATGGTATGTGGAATCAGTGAACTGGGGTGCGATTCTGAACAATACTCTTCAGTTAGCTGCCGGTCATAGAATTCATTTTAAAAACTTCTTAAGCGTGAACAACGACAAGGAAGTTCTTATGTATAATGGTAACAGCAACGCGAGCGGTCAGGCGATCGGCGCGCAAAAGTTAAATTATATCATGAGAAACCTTTTCTCCTCTCAATTGGGTGGGGACCATATCTTTCATATTTTTGGCAAGGACACCAAGCTAGACTGGAGAGTTTCCCAATCGGAAGCAAGAAGGGATCAGCCGGATATGCGAGATACCATCTATGCGGTCAATAGCGCTCAATATGGATCCGCTCCTGCTATTCTGCAAGGCGGAACCTTGGGAAGCAGCCAGTTCTGGTCTAATACTGTGGACGTAAACCGATTTGCGGGAGCAGACTACGAGATCCCATTCAGCCAATGGGATGGACTCCAATCCAAGTTGAAAGTCGGTTACAGCTATCTGGATAGGACCAGAAGCTTCAGCGCGGAAAGATACTTCTTCCGTGAAGCTGCCGGTGGAACTAACTTAGCAGGCGGGCAACTTCCTCCTCCTTACTACCCTCTTCCTCCTGAAATCGTTTATAACCCGGTCAACCGAGGAACACAAGGTTACTACGTAGATGATGCGACCCAGCCTACAGACAAATACGATGCGAAGCAAAAGCTTTCTTCTTATTACTCTCAGGTGGATATGCCTTTGCATCGCTTAGTCCGTTTCGTGGGTGGTCTTCGTTATGAGAATAACTTCCAGGCGGTTAAGACCACGAACCCATTCGATCCGAATGCAGAGTTCTTTGATAGATTCAATTACAAATCTTATCTGAATGCCTATGAACTTTCTATCGTAGATCCTACTTTCAGAAAACCGTATGCAATCAACGCGAACCAAAACGTTCTGCCTGCTGCAAACTTTATCTTCAGCCCGAACGACAAGACGAACATAAGAGCGTCTTACTCTGAAACGTTAGCAAGACCGGACTTCCGGGAAATGGCTCCATTCCAGTTCTTTAATATCTTGGGTGGAGGTATCGAGGTCGGTAACCAATACTTAACTAGAACCTATATCCACAACTATGACCTAAGATATGAATTCTATCCTAAGTCGGATGAGGTAATCGCGATCGGTGTCTTTGACAAGCAAATGGCATCTCCGATCGAGAAGGTTATGGAAGTAGATTCTCAGTTCCGCTATACTTATACGAATGCACAATCTGCTTACGTAAGAGGTATAGAGTTCGAAGCTAGAAAGTCTTTGAATATGCTGCATGAGAAAATGGAAAGATGGTCCGTAGGGATTAACACCTTCTTCATTAAATCAGAAGTTTCCTTTAATGACTGGATCTATTATCAAGTCAGTGGTACTACCCAAAGACCTACTAACTTAAGCCGTCCTCTACAAGGACAGTCTCCATACGTGTATAACGTAAATCTACGTTATCGCTTCGATGAGAAGGGAGATCACTCGATCACATTGTTATATAACGAATTCGGACCAAGGATCAACGCGGTTGGTGGTCTTGGGATGCCCGATACGTATGAACGTCCTGTGGGCATGATCGATATGACCTACGTCACCAAGCTATTCGAGAAGTTGGATATCAAAATTTCCGGAAAGAACCTGAACGACGCAAGGATCAAGATCGTACAAGAGAATCCTATCATGGATTCACTGGGTGGAACTCATAGCACTACGAATGGATTCAATATAGGAAGCAATTTCATTAACCTTGGAAGCCATTCGTATAAGGGCCAAACAATCAACTCATATCGCCTTGGACCTACGTTCACATTTTCTGCTACATACACCTTTAACTAA